The DNA segment GGCGTCCGCCGAGCGCATGAGGAAGAGAAAGCGGCAGGCGTCCCTCCCCACCTCGTCGATGACCTCCCGTAGCGTCACGATGTCGCCGGAGCGCTTGGAGATGCGCACGACCTCGCCGCCGCGCTTGAGCGTGACGAGCTGGCCGATGATCACCTCCAGGCGTGACGGGTCGACGCCGAGTGCGGAGACAGCCGCCTTCAGCCGCGACACGTGCCCCTGGTGGTCGGCGCCCCAGATGTTGATGACGCGGTCGAAACCGCGGATGAGGAACTTGTCGTAGTGGTAGGCGATGTCGGAGGCGAAGTACGTGGGCACGCCCGTCGAGCGCACGAGCACGTTGTCCTTGTCCTCGCCCAGTTCGCTGCTCGCGAACCAGACCGCGCCTTCCTTTTCGGTCACGTGGCCGCGCTCGCGCAGGAGCCGCATCATCTGGTCGTAGCGGCTGTCGGGCCCGTAGAGGGTGGACTCGCGGAACCAGACGTCGAACGTAACACCCATCGCCGCCAGGTCGTCGCGGATCTTTTCCAGCATGCGCCTCAGCCCGATGTCGCTGAACTCGGGCGGTGGGTCGGGCGCGAACTCGTACGGCCCCACGAAGCGATCGCCGTACTCGTCACGGATTTCGTGCGCGAGGTCGATCACGTACTCGCCCGGGTAGCCGTCGGCGGGTATCTCGGCGTCTTTCCCGAACAGTTGCAGATAGCGCGCGTGCAGCGTGCGGGCGAAGATCTTCACCTGCGTCAGCATGTCGTTGACCAGGTATTCCTCCTCGACCCGGTATCCCGCGGCCTTCAGCGCGTTCGCCAGGGTGCTGCCTATGGAGGCCCAGCGGCCGTTCCCCACGTGCAGCGGGCCGGTCGGGTTAGCGCTCACGTACTCGACCTGGACCCTGCGGCCTTCGCCCAGCGGCACGTTGCCGTACGCTTCCCCTTCGCGCA comes from the Dehalococcoidia bacterium genome and includes:
- a CDS encoding arginine--tRNA ligase; protein product: MIKQEIAGLVAEAAQEAREQGDLPSVALPEVEIERPQRPEHGDYASSLALRLARAGRVDSMSVAESIARHIKPHAAIGEVSVAAPGFINFRLNEEWLAQQTEAVLREGEAYGNVPLGEGRRVQVEYVSANPTGPLHVGNGRWASIGSTLANALKAAGYRVEEEYLVNDMLTQVKIFARTLHARYLQLFGKDAEIPADGYPGEYVIDLAHEIRDEYGDRFVGPYEFAPDPPPEFSDIGLRRMLEKIRDDLAAMGVTFDVWFRESTLYGPDSRYDQMMRLLRERGHVTEKEGAVWFASSELGEDKDNVLVRSTGVPTYFASDIAYHYDKFLIRGFDRVINIWGADHQGHVSRLKAAVSALGVDPSRLEVIIGQLVTLKRGGEVVRISKRSGDIVTLREVIDEVGRDACRFLFLMRSADA